In one Magallana gigas chromosome 7, xbMagGiga1.1, whole genome shotgun sequence genomic region, the following are encoded:
- the LOC105321778 gene encoding uncharacterized protein isoform X2 produces MKCKVHPDQDSGVLCCQQCEMPVCMKCISTEKHHGHSFVAASEMVVSMRDKCHEEIAKIKDTIIPNCRLVVQELGKNQDTSKHLLSQVRTTMTSKIRKMKDILDDILSNNMKELTDIEHVLMHEYQDEVHKMNEHLAQLQEVLDEFEKKGQHMESGDLMGIYNRIQKLKEIPSLKLHHDHPTFQEGSGQMDAETLEALFGKLTVPKYLKNSIQKTHPKKPKLVMRIQKVKAIHVPDIDRCRHISCMKSNKTWVGDELGNLVEIDPKGNELHKIKTHHFRQQPTGFHAVTLEDELLFIDQYDDSISKLLSGRKKKTLIKFKEWTPISIHVSHSTDDLLVGMMDDTQQRAKVVRYDASGKELKTYEFHEDSKKRLYSRPHYLSENINGDIVVSDWEKQVVVAVGITGNHRFDYDAEGGHPPGTIFEPSGICTDVLGNILVCDNNDHTDDSVHMLDKDGRFLCLLLRLPSSSLERRIRALGVDDSCNLWIGDVDTNEIRVYKYLE; encoded by the coding sequence ATGAAGTGCAAAGTCCACCCCGACCAAGACAGCGGAGTGCTGTGCTGTCAACAGTGCGAGATGCCAGTATGTATGAAGTGCATCAGCACCGAGAAGCACCACGGCCATTCCTTTGTGGCGGCAAGTGAAATGGTCGTGTCCATGAGAGATAAGTGCCACGAGGAGATTGCTAAAATCAAGGACACCATCATTCCAAACTGTCGTCTAGTGGTACAAGAACTTGGTAAAAACCAAGACACCAGTAAGCATCTTTTGTCGCAGGTCAGAACAACTATGACGTCTAAAATCAGGAAGATGAAGGATATTTTGGACGACATTTTGTCTAATAATATGAAGGAACTGACGGATATTGAACACGTTTTGATGCACGAGTACCAGGATGAGGTTCACAAGATGAACGAACACCTTGCTCAACTACAAGAGGTGTTGGACGAGTTTGAAAAGAAAGGACAGCACATGGAGTCCGGTGATTTGATGGGTATATATAACAGGATCCAGAAATTGAAAGAAATCCCCAGCCTGAAGCTCCACCACGACCACCCAACATTCCAGGAAGGATCCGGGCAAATGGACGCCGAAACCTTGGAGGCGTTGTTTGGAAAATTAACCGTTCCCAAGTATCTAAAAAATTCCATACAGAAAACTCACCCAAAGAAACCCAAACTGGTTATGAGAATCCAGAAAGTGAAAGCCATTCACGTTCCAGATATCGATAGGTGCCGCCATATTTCCTGCATGAAATCTAACAAAACCTGGGTGGGCGATGAGTTGGGCAATCTGGTGGAAATCGACCCGAAGGGTAACGAGctccataaaataaaaacccaCCATTTCAGGCAGCAGCCGACAGGTTTCCACGCGGTGACCCTGGAAGACGAGCTGCTGTTTATCGACCAGTATGATGACAGCATTTCCAAACTACTCTCAGGGAGGAAGAAGAAGACTTTGATAAAATTCAAGGAATGGACACCGATCAGTATTCACGTCTCTCACTCCACGGACGACCTGTTGGTAGGAATGATGGACGACACACAGCAGAGAGCCAAGGTGGTGCGGTACGACGCCTCGGGGAAGGAACTGAAGACGTACGAATTCCACGAAGACAGCAAGAAGCGACTGTACAGCCGACCACATTATCTTTCTGAGAACATCAACGGTGACATCGTGGTGTCCGACTGGGAGAAACAAGTGGTGGTGGCCGTAGGTATAACCGGGAACCACCGCTTTGACTACGACGCAGAGGGAGGCCACCCACCGGGAACCATTTTTGAACCCAGTGGAATCTGCACCGATGTCTTGGGAAACATCCTGGTATGCGACAACAATGACCACACGGATGATAGCGTCCACATGCTGGACAAAGACGGAAGATTCCTCTGTCTTCTTCTGCGCCTTCCATCTTCCAGCTTAGAGAGAAGGATTCGAGCCCTAGGAGTAGATGATAGCTGTAATCTGTGGATCGGGGATGTTGATACAAACGAGATCAGGGTTTACAAGTACCTGGAATAA
- the LOC105321779 gene encoding sphingosine 1-phosphate receptor 2-like, giving the protein MYEYSEHNSTSKKAMFFLNDTSVLMSVRNDVPVYLEDNHLIFVVLISIFGILGNVLTLSKIVFDKAYHRTVFYVIGSIIFTDLVNLCLYLAHAITENMNFQLENVPCTVFLIVFYGATHSSAAHVILLFGLRSYMVSEPIKFNEITKRQVFGASALLWILSACFAVLYFLLRYQSGIQSSTYVIITFRVYLIVIPTLLILTFHVKKMHRLKRRSLSKHNVETTLIKMSLVTSVILFAYMSSAVLFLLCYILSLHSLRNLERNFLVAAQFAWLLNSILSPFIYFIAALRARNCFKRFSTAIQDRL; this is encoded by the exons ATGTATGAATACAG tGAGCACAACAGCACTTCAAAGAAGGCAATGTTTTTCTTAAATGATACTTCTGTTCTGATGAGTGTACGAAACGATGTTCCAGTTTATCTGGAAGACAACCATCTCATTTTTGTTGTTCTTATATCTATTTTTGGAATACTCGGAAATGTTCTCACGCTCTCCAAAATCGTGTTCGACAAGGCATATCATCGCACAGTGTTTTATGTTATCGGCTCTATAATATTCACGGATCTCGTGAACTTGTGTCTGTATTTGGCTCATGCGATCACAGAGAATATGAACTTTCAGCTGGAAAATGTACCATGCACGGTGTTTTTGATTGTCTTTTATGGTGCCACTCATTCGAGTGCAGCCCACGTGATATTGTTGTTCGGACTCCGAAGTTACATGGTTTCAGAGCCAATCAAGTTTAACGAGATCACCAAACGACAGGTATTTGGTGCATCAGCACTTTTGTGGATTCTGAGTGCCTGTTTTGCCGTTTTGTACTTCTTGCTTCGTTACCAGTCTGGCATACAGTCTTCGACCTACGTAATCATAACTTTCCGGGTCTACCTAATAGTCATCCCTACCCTTCTGATTTTAACTTTCCACGTGAAGAAAATGCATAGACTCAAAAGGCGCTCTTTGAGCAAGCACAACGTTGAAACCACTCTGATCAAAATGTCTCTGGTGACATCTGTCATTCTCTTTGCCTATATGTCCTCGGCCGTTCTGTTTCTGTTGTGTTATATTTTGTCTTTGCACAGTTTACGTAACTTGGAAAGAAACTTTCTGGTGGCTGCGCAGTTCGCATGGTTATTAAACTCTATTTTGAGcccttttatatatttcatcgCGGCACTGCGCGCTCGT
- the LOC105321777 gene encoding fringe glycosyltransferase codes for MRITFKKVIKTSILLIAVCVFSVLFCWDKTTPAKSLQTLQDGHGADGPLVESLRGDLEGSEEEIRRNQRSAKSFSPDADLINAIGNPQIQDDKINFKDFPKKSKKKSDDEATELDDIFISIKTTSSFHESRMQLLLDTWISKCRKQTYIFTDASDFSLIEKMPDGHVINTNCPESHYRKSLCCKMSKELDFFIDSNKRWFCHVDDDNYLNTDQLLQLLQKYNHTENWYLGKPSLSHPLEIQSRSREGQKVAFWFATGGAGFCISKALGIAMVPEAGGGKLIKVGDSIRLPDDCTIGYIINHILKVDLTRVDLFHSHLESQFRIQDPKKHITLSYNEQNVASVPGFSLKDDPTRFKSVHCKLYPSEEMCAGL; via the exons ATGAGGATAACTTTTAAGAAAGTTATCAAGACTTCGATACTTTTGATTGCTGTATGTGTATTTTCTGTGCTATTTTGCTGGGATAAAACGACACCAGCGAAAAGTTTGCAAACTTTGCAAGATGGACATGGCGCCGATGGGCCACTTGTTGAATCGCTCCGGGGTGACTTAGAGGGGTCCGAAGAGGAGATTCGCCGAAATCAAAGAAGTGCCAAATCCTTTAGTCCCGACGCAGATTTAATTAATGCAATTGGTAATCCTCAAATACAAGATGAtaagataaattttaaagattttccgaAAAAGTCCAAGAAAAAAAGTGACGATGAGGCCACAGAGCTTGacgatatttttatttctataaaaaccACTTCATCATTCCATGAATCGAGGATGCAGCTTCTACTTGACACATGGATCTCAAAGTGCAGGAAACAG ACTTATATTTTCACCGATGCCTCTGACTTTAGTCTCATAGAAAAAATGCCAG ATGGACATGTGATTAATACAAATTGTCCAGAAAGTCATTACAG GAAATCCTTATGCTGTAAAATGTCCAAAGAATTAGACTTTTTCATAGATTCCAATAAAAG GTGGTTCTGCCATGTCGATGATGACAACTACCTTAACACTGACCAGCTTCTGCAGCTCCTACAGAAGTACAACCACACAGAGAACTGGTACCTGGGGAAGCCCAGTCTCAGTCATCCACTGGAAATACAGAGCAGAAGTAGAGAAGGG CAAAAGGTAGCCTTCTGGTTTGCCACTGGTGGGGCTGGATTTTGTATCAGCAAGGCTCTGGGTATAGCCATGGTGCCAGAAGCAGG tgGTGGAAAACTAATCAAAGTTGGGGATTCCATTCGATTACCAGATGATTGCACAATAGGATACATTATAA atcacATATTAAAAGTGGACCTCACAAGAGTGGACTTGTTTCATTCTCATTTAGAATCACAGTTTAGAATCCAGGATCCAAAGAAACAT ATAACCCTGAGTTACAATGAACAGAATGTGGCCAGTGTTCCAGGGTTTAGTCTGAAGGATGATCCTACAAG ATTTAAATCCGTCCACTGTAAATTGTACCCCAGTGAAGAGATGTGTGCGGGCTTGTAG
- the LOC105321776 gene encoding syntaxin-8, with the protein MASDTWLAEYDACARLGQTLMENITERNKHNRTSSQYTKLSAQIRVSMKQFTQSLNKLKQSLIRASSSYHITQREVERRQMMMDNLITKEKQLDQAFKNENTESRSSLMGAGASGFGGRDPWGVRDEPEEFEGFDNQAIAQQQKTIIQEQDKGLDSLSKVISRQKQMAIDIGNEVDGQNDLIDDIGDHMDQTKERLVKETRHIRIVDRKSATCGYWVAIILIFVAIIVILIVPFNGKGV; encoded by the exons ATGGCGAGCGACACTTG GTTGGCCGAATATGACGCCTGTGCAAGGCTTGGGCAGACCCTTATGGAGAATATTACTGAGAGAAACAAACACAACAGAACTAGTTCACAGTATACAAAA TTGTCTGCACAGATTCGAGTGTCCATGAAACAGTTTACACAGTCCCTGAACAAGTTGAAACAATCTCTGATCAGGGCATCATCCTCATATCATAT AACACAGAGAGAAGTAGAGCGGCGACAAATGATGATGGATAATTTAATAACGAAGGAGAAACAGTTGGACCAggcatttaaaaatgaaaacacagAGTCAag GTCCTCATTGATGGGGGCAGGGGCCAGTGGTTTTGGGGGTAGGGATCCTTGGGGAGTGAGGGACGAGCCTGAGGAGTTCGAAGGCTTCGACAATCAGGCCATAGCCCAGCAACAGAAAACTATCATACAAG AACAAGACAAAGGATTAGATTCTCTCTCTAAAGTTATTTCAAGGCAGAAACAGATGGCAATAGATATAGGAAATGAAGTGGATGGTCAAAATG ACTTGATTGATGACATTGGGGACCACATGGACCAAACCAAAGAACGACTTGTCAAAGAGACCAGGCACATCAGAATAGTGGACAGGAAATCAGCCACCTGTG GATACTGGGTAGCCATTATTCTGATATTCGTGGCAATCATCGTGATACTAATAGTGCCTTTCAATGGAAAAGGAGTGTAG
- the LOC105321778 gene encoding uncharacterized protein isoform X1 — protein MGSVHSNETLLCVSDDRLPTQKMKCKVHPDQDSGVLCCQQCEMPVCMKCISTEKHHGHSFVAASEMVVSMRDKCHEEIAKIKDTIIPNCRLVVQELGKNQDTSKHLLSQVRTTMTSKIRKMKDILDDILSNNMKELTDIEHVLMHEYQDEVHKMNEHLAQLQEVLDEFEKKGQHMESGDLMGIYNRIQKLKEIPSLKLHHDHPTFQEGSGQMDAETLEALFGKLTVPKYLKNSIQKTHPKKPKLVMRIQKVKAIHVPDIDRCRHISCMKSNKTWVGDELGNLVEIDPKGNELHKIKTHHFRQQPTGFHAVTLEDELLFIDQYDDSISKLLSGRKKKTLIKFKEWTPISIHVSHSTDDLLVGMMDDTQQRAKVVRYDASGKELKTYEFHEDSKKRLYSRPHYLSENINGDIVVSDWEKQVVVAVGITGNHRFDYDAEGGHPPGTIFEPSGICTDVLGNILVCDNNDHTDDSVHMLDKDGRFLCLLLRLPSSSLERRIRALGVDDSCNLWIGDVDTNEIRVYKYLE, from the exons ATGGGCAGTGTCCACTCCAACGAGACATT GCTATGTGTAAGTGACGATCGTTTACCAACTCAGAAAATGAAGTGCAAAGTCCACCCCGACCAAGACAGCGGAGTGCTGTGCTGTCAACAGTGCGAGATGCCAGTATGTATGAAGTGCATCAGCACCGAGAAGCACCACGGCCATTCCTTTGTGGCGGCAAGTGAAATGGTCGTGTCCATGAGAGATAAGTGCCACGAGGAGATTGCTAAAATCAAGGACACCATCATTCCAAACTGTCGTCTAGTGGTACAAGAACTTGGTAAAAACCAAGACACCAGTAAGCATCTTTTGTCGCAGGTCAGAACAACTATGACGTCTAAAATCAGGAAGATGAAGGATATTTTGGACGACATTTTGTCTAATAATATGAAGGAACTGACGGATATTGAACACGTTTTGATGCACGAGTACCAGGATGAGGTTCACAAGATGAACGAACACCTTGCTCAACTACAAGAGGTGTTGGACGAGTTTGAAAAGAAAGGACAGCACATGGAGTCCGGTGATTTGATGGGTATATATAACAGGATCCAGAAATTGAAAGAAATCCCCAGCCTGAAGCTCCACCACGACCACCCAACATTCCAGGAAGGATCCGGGCAAATGGACGCCGAAACCTTGGAGGCGTTGTTTGGAAAATTAACCGTTCCCAAGTATCTAAAAAATTCCATACAGAAAACTCACCCAAAGAAACCCAAACTGGTTATGAGAATCCAGAAAGTGAAAGCCATTCACGTTCCAGATATCGATAGGTGCCGCCATATTTCCTGCATGAAATCTAACAAAACCTGGGTGGGCGATGAGTTGGGCAATCTGGTGGAAATCGACCCGAAGGGTAACGAGctccataaaataaaaacccaCCATTTCAGGCAGCAGCCGACAGGTTTCCACGCGGTGACCCTGGAAGACGAGCTGCTGTTTATCGACCAGTATGATGACAGCATTTCCAAACTACTCTCAGGGAGGAAGAAGAAGACTTTGATAAAATTCAAGGAATGGACACCGATCAGTATTCACGTCTCTCACTCCACGGACGACCTGTTGGTAGGAATGATGGACGACACACAGCAGAGAGCCAAGGTGGTGCGGTACGACGCCTCGGGGAAGGAACTGAAGACGTACGAATTCCACGAAGACAGCAAGAAGCGACTGTACAGCCGACCACATTATCTTTCTGAGAACATCAACGGTGACATCGTGGTGTCCGACTGGGAGAAACAAGTGGTGGTGGCCGTAGGTATAACCGGGAACCACCGCTTTGACTACGACGCAGAGGGAGGCCACCCACCGGGAACCATTTTTGAACCCAGTGGAATCTGCACCGATGTCTTGGGAAACATCCTGGTATGCGACAACAATGACCACACGGATGATAGCGTCCACATGCTGGACAAAGACGGAAGATTCCTCTGTCTTCTTCTGCGCCTTCCATCTTCCAGCTTAGAGAGAAGGATTCGAGCCCTAGGAGTAGATGATAGCTGTAATCTGTGGATCGGGGATGTTGATACAAACGAGATCAGGGTTTACAAGTACCTGGAATAA